The region ACCGCCGGCGTACCGGCCACCGAGGGTACGGCCAAAGGCATCAGCATTCGTTTTCACCCGAACATGCCCATTCAGAACCACAACGCACTGTGGACCTTCGACGGCACCTTGCCCCCCAAATTGCTGATGGCCCGTTATGGGCAACCGATTCTGATGCGTCATTACAATGCCTTGCCGATCGACCCGGCAGCCAATGGCGGCTTTGGCCTGCATACCCTCAGCACCCATGAACACAACGGCCATAACCCCGCCGAAAGCGACGGTTACACCAATGCGTTCTTTTTCCCAGGCCAGTACTACGACTACCGTTGGCCGGTACAACTGGCAGGCTACGACACCATCAACACCAGCGCCCAGGACCCAAGGGCCGCCTTCCCTTGCGCCCAGGGCGAAACGCTGTGGGTCAACGACCGCAACCCTGGCATCAAGACCTGTGAGAACGGCAGCATCAAGGTACGCGGGGACTGGCGCGAGACCATGAGTACCCACTGGTTCCACGATCACATGCTCGATTTCACCGCCCACAACGTCTACAAGGGCAATGCAGCGATGATGAATTACTACAGCGCCCTCGATCGCGGCAACGAAGCCCTGGAGGATGGGGTCAACTTGCGTCTGCCCAGCGGCTCGGCGCTGGCCTGGGGTAACCGCGACTACGACGTCAACCTGACCTTCGCCGACAAGGCCTGGGATCAGAGCGGCCAACTGTGGTTCAACCCGTTCAACATCGACGGCTTCATCGGCGACCAGATGATGGTCAACTGGCTGTACAAGCCCTACTTCGACGTACGTGCCCGCAGCTATCGCCTGCGCATCCTCAATGGCTCGGTTTCGCGCTACATGAAGATCGCCGTGGTGCGTGAAGTGCGTGGCAATGGCGGCGAGTTTCGTGGCCCGCAAGGCTCCGGGGTTTCCTATAGTCGGGTACCGTTCCACATGATCGCCAATGACGGCAACATCATGGAACACGCCATCCCGTTCGACGGTAGCCTGGACCTGAACGGCAATGGCGACCTCAAGGACGACAACGGCATCATGCCAACCATGGCGATTGCCGAGCGCTACGACATCATCATCAACTTCGCCAAACATGGTATTCAACCTGGCGACAAGATTTTCTTCGTCAACCTCATGGAACATGACACCGGCAAAGGCCCAAGCAAAGATGCCGTGTCCCTGGCTGACGTGCTCTCGGAAAAGTACAAGGCCGTCATCGATCAAACCAGCAAGGGCCCCAGGTGGCGTGACGGCGACCCTGTCGTCGGCAAATTCCTGCAGTTCAACGTCAAACCCTACAGCGGTGTGGACCAGAGCCTGGACCCGGTAGCCTACGAGCCGGCCAAGCCTGGCAAGGCCGCGGGCAAGAAAATGATCCCGCTGACCATCGATCGCGACGATCAGAACATGCAAGCCAGGCTCAAGCAGGCACGCCATCGCAGCTTTGAATTTGGACGCTCCGACGGTACCGACACCGCCCCCTGGACGATCAAGACCGATGGTGGCTTTGGCTACTCCATGGACCCGCGGCGAATTACCGCCGCGCCTCAATTGGCCAACGGGCCGACAGACGCAGGCTATGCAGGAGATGGCACCCTGGAAGTCTGGAAAATCAAGAATGGCGGCAACGGCTGGAGCCACCCGGTGCATGTGCACTTCGAAGAAGGGGTCATTCTCAACCGCGACGGCAAGGCACCGCCGGAATGGGAAAAATGGGCCCGCAAGGACGTGTATCGGGTAGGCCCGGAGGTTGACAGCTCCGGCGAGTTGGAAATGGCGATTCGCTTCCGCGAGTTCGCCGGCACATTCATGGAGCATTGCCACAACACCCAGCACGAAGACAACTCCATGTTGCTGCGCTTCGACCTCGAGAACCCTGGTCAGCTCGAACTGATGCCCTCGCCCATGCCCACCTGGGACGGTGTGACCTACATTAGCTCTGCAGCCCTGCCCTCGTTCCGTGACGAGGAAGAACAAGGACCGGGTGACGACGATGACGACGATGACGAAGACAATCAACTACCAATCGCCCGGGATGACAGCGGCACGACCAAAGCCGGTGTCGCGGTCACGCTCAATGTACTGAGCAACGACAGCGACCCTGACGGCGACATGCCGCTCACAGTGGTCAGCCTGGGACAGCCCGACTCCGGCCAGGGCACTGTCAGTACCGACGGCACACGGGTGACCTTTGTACCGCCTGAGACGGTGAGTGAAGCCTATACCGCGCTCTTTGAATACAAGGTCAAGGATGCTCGCGGCGCGGTCTCGCAGTTGGCGGCCAACGTACGGGTTTCGGTGGCCCCCGCGGTTGTCGAAGTCGATCAGAACGTAAGGGTCAGCAACGCCACTGTCACCGTGCGCAGCAACAACCGCTACGCCTGGGAGCTGGCGGGAACCAGTGCGCTGAAAGTCGGCGATACCTTGGCGGTTACAACCTCGACCACCAGCGGCACGTTGAACCTGGGAACTGCCACGGTGCTGTCCGGTGGTATGTGGCGGCTGTCGGCGAACACCGTCGGCACAGTGCCTTCACAGCCGGCCACGGTGACGATCAAACCTGCCAATGGCAAAGCGGTTACCGCACCGTTGAGCATACGCTGACCCCTCCGGCCTCCCGCTCAGTGCAATCTGATCGGGGGGCTGGCATTCACGGCAATAGCCACAGACCTATCGGGAGGCAACTGTCATGGGCTGGAGAACCTGGTTAGCCCTCGGCCATCTGCTGCTGTCAGCTTGCAGCGTGGCGCAAGCAGGCGTCAGCGAGAACACCTCCGCTCAGCAGTGGGGGCAGGCCTATTTTCCCAACACCGCCCTGATTACTCAGGATGGCCAGCCAGTGCGCTTTTTTGATGACCTGATCAAGGACAAGGTTGTGGCGATCAACTTCATCTTCACCACCTGCACCGACTCATGCCCGTTGGAAACCGCACGCTTGCGCCAGGTGCAAAAACTGCTCGGCGACCGGGTCGGTCGCGATGTGTTTTTCTACTCGATCAGCATCGATCCCGAAACCGATACCCCAGAAGTACTCAAACAGTACACGGAGAAATTCAAGATCGGTCCCGGCTGGCAGTTTCTCACCGGCAACAAGGAGGAAATCACCTTGTTGCGACAAAAGCTCGGTCTGTTCATCAAGGGGGTCGATGACGGCCAAACCAAAGACCACAACCTCAGCCTGATTATCGGCAATCAAAGTACCGGGCGCTGGATGAAGGCCTCGCCGATGGAGAACCCCTACGTACTCGCCGACCGCCTGGGAAAAAGCCTGCACAACTGGAAGCTGGCCAGTACCGATACCAACGAAGCTGCTGACGCCCCCAACGTGCGCCCACCCAGCATCGGTGAACAGATCTACCGCACGCGCTGCTCTTCGTGCCACACCCTCGGCGATACCGAGCACGCGGGTATGCGCAGCATCGGCCCGGATCTTCTCGGCGTAACCCAGCAACGTGACCCGGCCTGGCTCACTCGCTGGCTGAAAGAGCCAAATCTGATGCTGGCAGAAAAGGACCCGCTGGCGATGCAACTGTTCGAGCAGTACAACCGCCTGGCGATGCCAAACCTGCGTCTGGGCGATGTCGAAATCACCGCGGTGCTGACGTACCTGGATGAAGAGAGCAAGCGTATGCAAGCGCGGACGCTCGTCAAAACTTCGCAAACAGCCAACTAAGCAAGGAGTTCTGCCATGGTCGCTCGTCTCTTGGTTTTTGCCGCCCTGCTTGCAAGCAGCACCTTAAGTGTCGCGCATGATTATCAGGTCGGTGAACTGCTGATCAAAAGCCCTTGGTCGCAGGAGTTGCCGGTGGACCTGCCAGGCGGTTCGGCATATTTCAGCATCGACAATCTGGGTAGTGAATCCGACCGCCTGATCAGCGTCAGCAGTCCCCGCGCACAAAAGACCAGCCTGCACGCTCAAGCGACCAGCGATGGCATGATGAACATGCAGCACATGACCACCATGGAGATTCCCGCCCACTCACAGACAATCTTCAAGCCTGGCGCCAACCATGTGATGTTGTCCGGGATGGAGCAACCACTAAAAGCCGGCGAACAGTTCCCGCTGACGCTGGAGTTCGAAAAGGCAGGCAAGGTGGAGGTACAAGTAGACGTCCGGCCGGCGGATGAACAAACCGGCCATGTTCACTGAGTGCCCTGAGTTCGCCTGTCTAGCTCTGGTATTCCCGGGCCTTGGCGAGCGCAGCCTGGATAGCGGCACGTGCCTGCGGGCTGTTCTTCCAACAGGTAGAACCAACAAGCGCCGAGGCCTGGGTAACGATAGCCAAGGCATCTGCCTGGGCCAGTTCGGATAACGTCTTGAACCCCAGTTGTTCAAGGCGTTTGACCACGGTCGGGCCTACGCCCTTGACACTCAACAACAGTTGCGTTTCTTCCGCTGAAAAACCCATCTCAACTCCTTTTGATCTTCACCAACTAACGGTTTACAGCGATGGAGAACACTGCTCGCCCGGCCTCTCGACAACACTGGCGTAATGCGCTGTCGCCTGGAGAATCAAAGCGTTTCTTTCTTCAGTGGTTATCACACCCTGGCGTTGGAGCTTGTCCGCCATCTTCATCAGTTCTTCGTACTGTTCAACGCAATTCATCTCGATCCCGGGTACTTCGAGCAGTCGATACCAAGAAGCCAAATTGCTGCAACTGTTGCTGTCCATCACGAGTTCCTCCACTGATCATACTTCTGTAGAGGTAACGACGGCGGCAGAGGTTCATAGATTTACCCAGCCACTACGGAACCAGCCCCAAAGGCAAGGTAACGCGAAAGCGTGTGCCCTGCTCAAGCGTTGACTCGACTTCTATATTCCCACCGTGGCTTTTGACAATTTCGGCGGCAATGAACAGGCCCAGACCCAGGCCTGCCGACGCGCCCTCTTCACTGGCGGCAAACCGTGAAAAACGCCCCTGCGGGTTGAAAAGAAACGGGAGTGCACTGGGCGGGATAGGCTCACCGAAATTCAGCACGGTAACACAGGCATGCTCGGCATTTTTCCCCAATGTGATCTGAATTTCTCGTCCACTCTCACCATGCTGTACAGCGTTGTTGACCAGGTTGGTGATGACTTGTCCCATGCGCAGCGGATCGAACGCTCCAGGGACCGGGCTTGAATCACCGAAAACAATCTTGGCCTGCGGATGACAGGCTGAGACTTCCTCCACCACCGACTTGCAGACAGCTTCCAGATCAGTGGTTTGAGGCTTGATCGGTATTCCCGAGCCCAGGTTGCAACGCGCCAGGTCGAGCAAGTCGTTCACGATCTGATTGGCACGGCGAACGCTGGCAGCAATCTGTACAGCGAGCTTTTGCGGACGCCCGCTCAAATCCTGATCCTGGCGCAACAAATCGGCGCCCATCATGACCGCAGCCAGTGGCGTTCGCAGGTCGTGCCCGAGGACGCCAAGGAACATCTTGCGCGTTGTATCGGCTGCATGTCCAAACGCTGCAATCGACTCGCCGAGTGCCTGATCGATCGATTCATTGAAACGAATGATATCGCGCACATGATGCTCGTCCCCTGCAAACTCTTTCGCCAGCCATAGCCTGAGTACGCTGGATCTCAAGG is a window of Pseudomonas sp. DG56-2 DNA encoding:
- a CDS encoding Ig-like domain-containing protein, coding for MYNSTTQRRATLHLFRYSGIASTLLIAITNTNAAPMDDTSPPSPTDPSAYTYHPTDPQAALQALEALKLLPEGNHGSLALPNGVYGDRTTPRSENVMPPLKQTSFNYPTNGLASPLFGAQPFTQQMLLYEEFGPEKLDPTAEAGNIPFPIPTTGPAPEQDPNSVARSGPAGAALEAFLRQPGLSPFPTQYSNVLDRNPWKAQIEAFLNRHPVGSPAEGRPPGKGWSHQRWNEFYPQAAIKTAQAGARVNQGLRDNRQMHGYAKGEFGPGGLYHNTAGVPATEGTAKGISIRFHPNMPIQNHNALWTFDGTLPPKLLMARYGQPILMRHYNALPIDPAANGGFGLHTLSTHEHNGHNPAESDGYTNAFFFPGQYYDYRWPVQLAGYDTINTSAQDPRAAFPCAQGETLWVNDRNPGIKTCENGSIKVRGDWRETMSTHWFHDHMLDFTAHNVYKGNAAMMNYYSALDRGNEALEDGVNLRLPSGSALAWGNRDYDVNLTFADKAWDQSGQLWFNPFNIDGFIGDQMMVNWLYKPYFDVRARSYRLRILNGSVSRYMKIAVVREVRGNGGEFRGPQGSGVSYSRVPFHMIANDGNIMEHAIPFDGSLDLNGNGDLKDDNGIMPTMAIAERYDIIINFAKHGIQPGDKIFFVNLMEHDTGKGPSKDAVSLADVLSEKYKAVIDQTSKGPRWRDGDPVVGKFLQFNVKPYSGVDQSLDPVAYEPAKPGKAAGKKMIPLTIDRDDQNMQARLKQARHRSFEFGRSDGTDTAPWTIKTDGGFGYSMDPRRITAAPQLANGPTDAGYAGDGTLEVWKIKNGGNGWSHPVHVHFEEGVILNRDGKAPPEWEKWARKDVYRVGPEVDSSGELEMAIRFREFAGTFMEHCHNTQHEDNSMLLRFDLENPGQLELMPSPMPTWDGVTYISSAALPSFRDEEEQGPGDDDDDDDEDNQLPIARDDSGTTKAGVAVTLNVLSNDSDPDGDMPLTVVSLGQPDSGQGTVSTDGTRVTFVPPETVSEAYTALFEYKVKDARGAVSQLAANVRVSVAPAVVEVDQNVRVSNATVTVRSNNRYAWELAGTSALKVGDTLAVTTSTTSGTLNLGTATVLSGGMWRLSANTVGTVPSQPATVTIKPANGKAVTAPLSIR
- a CDS encoding SCO family protein, with product MGWRTWLALGHLLLSACSVAQAGVSENTSAQQWGQAYFPNTALITQDGQPVRFFDDLIKDKVVAINFIFTTCTDSCPLETARLRQVQKLLGDRVGRDVFFYSISIDPETDTPEVLKQYTEKFKIGPGWQFLTGNKEEITLLRQKLGLFIKGVDDGQTKDHNLSLIIGNQSTGRWMKASPMENPYVLADRLGKSLHNWKLASTDTNEAADAPNVRPPSIGEQIYRTRCSSCHTLGDTEHAGMRSIGPDLLGVTQQRDPAWLTRWLKEPNLMLAEKDPLAMQLFEQYNRLAMPNLRLGDVEITAVLTYLDEESKRMQARTLVKTSQTAN
- a CDS encoding copper chaperone PCu(A)C; the protein is MVARLLVFAALLASSTLSVAHDYQVGELLIKSPWSQELPVDLPGGSAYFSIDNLGSESDRLISVSSPRAQKTSLHAQATSDGMMNMQHMTTMEIPAHSQTIFKPGANHVMLSGMEQPLKAGEQFPLTLEFEKAGKVEVQVDVRPADEQTGHVH
- a CDS encoding helix-hairpin-helix domain-containing protein, which encodes MGFSAEETQLLLSVKGVGPTVVKRLEQLGFKTLSELAQADALAIVTQASALVGSTCWKNSPQARAAIQAALAKAREYQS
- a CDS encoding sensor histidine kinase KdpD, which translates into the protein MRLSHFILNNLEPILQEWENFARTVDAPAQALDSQGLRNHAEYVLKAVARDMDTPQTVQEGIDKSQGLGPVSEAETAAQTHAVLRLIDGYSLDQMVSEYRALRSSVLRLWLAKEFAGDEHHVRDIIRFNESIDQALGESIAAFGHAADTTRKMFLGVLGHDLRTPLAAVMMGADLLRQDQDLSGRPQKLAVQIAASVRRANQIVNDLLDLARCNLGSGIPIKPQTTDLEAVCKSVVEEVSACHPQAKIVFGDSSPVPGAFDPLRMGQVITNLVNNAVQHGESGREIQITLGKNAEHACVTVLNFGEPIPPSALPFLFNPQGRFSRFAASEEGASAGLGLGLFIAAEIVKSHGGNIEVESTLEQGTRFRVTLPLGLVP